Below is a genomic region from Spirosoma radiotolerans.
AGCCGAACCCAGAATTTCTGCGGAGTATTTGTTACGGGGAGAAGGACCTCCTTTACGAGACCCCGGCAAGGCCAGTTCCACTGCTCGACAACTCCGCGGGCGTCAGGCCCACTCGTCCATCAACAGGCAAGTGAAGTCCGATGGACAGTGACTCCCAAACTAAAGCCATTCCTTTTTATACATGCCCCACCTGGAAAGAGTGGGGCATTTTTTTGCCTTGCCGCTCATGCCTGACCCAGGGCTATGCAGCCAGACTATTGCTTTTCATTCGCAATACAGCCAGTTCCTTCATTTTACTTTCAAAAACAATATCCAGCTCTTTACCGTACGTATTCACGGGTGTGTAAATCCAGTCGGCATGCGCTTCCCGGCGGGCTGTTGGGTCTTCATACTCCCGACGAGAATTGGAGAAATGAAAAACAGGTCTGACATCCCAGGTATTGTAGGCGACCATAAACGCTTCCTCTTCAGTCAATTGCCCCGGATTGAGCGCGTGATGGAAGTAATCAAAAACGATGGGTATACCAATCGTCTCATGCAGATAAACCAGATCCTCAACAGCATACAGAGTTACCCGATCATCGTTTTCAATGGTCAGACGTGCCCGGAGATTTTCGGATAATAAAGCAAAGTTGCTGGCGAACCGTGCCAGTGTCGCGGGTTTGTCGCCATAGGTTCCGCCCACGTGAAAATTGATTTTATTCCAGTGCGACGGTTTGAGACCCATCAAATCGAACACTTCCGATTGAGTTTCGAGATCTTTAATCGTATTGTCCAACACCTTCCCTTGCCCGGCCAGCTGATTAAAAGGACCCGGATGAGCCGTTAACCGAATGGGTCGGCTGCCAATTTCCTCCAGCGTCTCCCGGATGTCGACATAGTCAGGTAAATCCGTAAATCGATACTCCGACGACCAGGGGAATAAGTCGGAAGATATGCGAAATATACGAAATCCATTTTCCAGATTCCAGTCAACAATTTTTAGCAAATCCTGAACATTTTTCAACGCCAGTTCCGACGCATATGCTGTCCCTCTCTCGGTAAACGTCTTCTTAATCATGCCCCGATTGCTGGTAATTTTTTCAGCCTGTAGACTCAGATTAATACAAGCATATCCGGCGTTTAGTGGTAGTTCGTCCATGAAGACTTAACTGAAATGCCTATCCACCGGTTTTAGTTTTTTACCGTTTGTTCAAAAGTCAGCTTATCCGAAATAAAAATAGCGGGAAGTGACTTACCTTCAATGGTCGAGTCACAGTGCCAATAGTAAAAGCTGATTAAAGTCAGAAGAGCGTATGGAAGACCTTACCCTTGAACAAATCAATGAGCTTGCCTCCGCTTATTGTGACATGGCTCGTTCGTTAAACGAGTTTCAGGTTGTCCATTGGTCACAACTAACGCATGAACAACAGTTGGACCTGAATGCCTATCAAAACAGTTTATTGGACCGTGCCCAGGCGATTCAGATGCGAACGACTCGCCCCGCGTTTACGAATGCGCATCAGATGACGGGGCGTATTCTGGAAGGAACCCACAAAGCCAGAACGAGCCTGCAACAGCTGGACGATCTGCCGGTTGCGATCAACGTCGGGGCTATTACCGTGGCGCTTGCTGCCTATGCCGCCCGCGCCAACGCCCGGGGTATTGAAATAGCCCTCCGCGAACTTGATGATTTAACCAAGGCCTAAGAAAAGGCTACCAATAAAAAAGGCGGGGAAACATAACTATGTTTCCCCGCCTTTTTTATTGAAGCGCTGTTGCTCTACAAAATCAAACCTGACGGCGATTTCACGCCCACTAATTCAATAGCAAACGTCAGATCCTGTCCGGCCAGCGGATGATTGGCATCCAACGTAACATGTGTATCGGTTAATGAACGGATAATCACCGGAATAGGTCGTGGATTGCCATCTTCGTGCATGTTGAGTGTCATGCCCAATTCAAGCGGAATATCGGCTGGAATATCTGAACGTTCCAGAGTAAAAATCATATCTTCATTGGCTGGCCCATAGGCATCTTCCACGGGGATATTGATGGTTTTCTTTTCGCCCTGGTTCATGCCCGTTATGCCATCATCGAACCCTTTAATAACCTGACCACTGCCAACAGTGAACTCCAGGGGCGATCGGCCTTCTGATGAATCGAATATGGTTCCGTCGCTCAGGGTTCCGGTATAGTGGACTTGAACGGTATCGCCAGATTTTGCTTGTGCCATATTGTTATGTTGTTTGTGGTAAAAGACGTTGCCATAAAAATACCGGAACTTCCGGCAAAGGTTGGGCTATACGCTAACTTTTGACGAACTACCGACCAAGGGCAAAAGTTCAAATTTTATGCATCAGCCCTGAACGTCCGCCCCCTCGAATCACCACCTAGCGAATGCCCCGTAGCGCTGTTTTCGACTCTATAGTTGGTGAAATACGACCCATTTCCAGGAAGTTACAGGTTTATAACTGGTTCACCTTGCGTTGATTAGCCATCTCCTCCTTCGTGGTTCTTGTTACGTATAAGTTAATCAAAAAGCAGGCGGAAATTTTTATATATTAGGATCTTATATATATTTACAGTAGATAGTTCATTAAACTACCTTTTTCCAACATGGAATCATCGGGCAATGAGTTCCTAAGGGGAACCCTCAAAACAATCATCCTGAAATTACTGTCTGAACAGAAACCCAACCCCACTGGCCAGTCCTCCTTCCGGCAAGGCCGTATGTATGGATATGAGATTACACAGGCGGTAAAAGAACGAACACATGGCGAAATAACCCTGACCTTTGGTGCTTTATATCCCGTGCTGCATAAGCTGGAACAGGAAGGATTGCTAACAACAGAAACGGAGGAAGTCGAAGGACGTCTGCGAAAATACTATGCGTTAACGCCACAGGGCACCCAAGCTGCGGTACAAAAGGTATCTGACTTCGAGCGCTTTATGGACACCATGCGCACCTTACTACAATTACCTGCCAACTTAGCTACAAGCCATTAAACAGCTTTTTTCACGAGTATAAACTGAGATAGCGTCATGAAAAAACTCAGCCCTCAACAACTGGCGACTTTGCATAACCATTTAATTCACAATGGCTCAACCGATGCACTGGTTGACGAACTGCTTGATCACCTCGCCTGCGAAGTCGAACGGTATCTATGGCTAGGGCTTCCTTTTGAGAAGGCGCTCGACGCTGTGCTGGAACAGGCCAATGTGAAAGCAGTCAGGCATTTACGCGAAACATATCAGATTGAACTGGCCATGACCGACGATCAACTGAAGCAGGCAAGCCTGGACGATATTGTATTCGAATTTCGAAACAAAGCCTACGGTGCTTACGATTTGCGCCAGGCTTACCCCACTACGTTGCGCAACGCGTTCATCATGGCCCTCGGTCTATTCATGATGCTCATGGCCATGATGGATGGTCTCAGTCGCCACGCTTGGTCCTACATGAGCCTGGGTGGGGTTGTCTGGTTAACTGGCCTGAGTGGCGTTACGTTTGCCGTCGTTAGCTGGTATATGCAAAGCACGCGTAAACAACAACTGTCTATGCACAGAGAATTACACTAAACTGATTAGAATTGTACCTATGGGCTATAGTCCGTAGTCTCTCTTGATAGACGAACTACGGGCTGAAGCCCATAGGTACAAGGCTAGTAGGCTCGGGCAAATACGACGCGCCCCGTTGATGGTTTACCCGAGAAAACATCGACGCCTTCTTCGGCTACCTGATCAAACGGAATGCAACGTATAGTGGCTTTAGTTGCTTCTTTTATAGCTTCTTCTGTTTCGCTTGTACCATCCCAGTGCGCCAGTATAAAACCGCCCTTTTCGAGCTGTTCCTGAAACTGGTCAAACGTATCGACGGTAAAGGTATTCTCCTGACGAAACGCTTTGGCTTTGGCGTAGATCGTTTCCTGAATTGACTCGAGCAGATTTTTTATATGCTCGGTCAGCCCATCGAATGGGACCGTTTCCTTAGTTTTTAGGTCGCGACGAGCAACTTCAACGGTTCCGTTTTCCAGGTCACGGCCACCCATAGCCAGCCGGACTGGAACGCCCCGGAGTTCATATTCGGCAAATTTCCAACCGGGCTTATTCGCGTCGGAGTCGTCGTATTTTACCGAAATACCGGCCTTTTTCAACTCCTGCACCAACGGCTTGATCTTGGCAGAAAGTAGTTCCAACTGTTCTTCGCTCCTGTAAATCGGCACGATCACCACCTGGATTGGCGCCAGTTTGGGGGGCAATACCAGGCCATCATCGTCGGAGTGGGCCATAATCAGGGCGCCCATAAGCCGCGTTGACACGCCCCAGGAAGTGCCCCAAACGTAATCCAACTGGTTCTGTTTGTTCAAAAACTGCACCTCAAAAGCTTTGGCAAAGTTCTGCCCCAGGAAGTGCGAGGTACCCGCCTGAAGCGCCTTTCCGTCCTGCATCATGGCTTCAATACATAACGTATCATCCGCCCCGGCAAACCGCTCATTAGCCGTTTTTGTCCCTTTGATAACGGGCAACGCCATCCACTCTTCGGCGAACTGGGCGTAGATATCGAGCATCTGCCGCGTTTCGAACTGAGCTTCTTCAGAGGTTGCGTGGGCTGTGTGGCCTTCCTGCCATAAAAACTCGGTGGTACGCAGGAAAATACGAGTCCGCATTTCCCAACGCACGACGTTGGCCCACTGGTTAATCAGCAACGGCAGATCGCGATACGATTGAATCCAGTTTTTGTATGTACTCCAGATTACGGTCTCTGACGTTGGCCGGACTATAAGCTCTTCTTCGAGTTTAGCTTCCGGATCAACGATTACGCCCGACCCATCCTCGGCGTTTTTAAGCCGGTAATGCGTAACCACGGCACATTCTTTAGCAAACCCTTCTACGTGCGAAGCTTCTTTGCTCAAAAAGGATTTGGGGATAAACAGAGGAAAATAAGCATTCTGGTGACCGGTCTCTTTAAACATGTCATCGAGAGCTCGCTGCATTTTTTCCCAGATTGCAAACCCATAGGGCTTGATAACCATACATCCCCGCACTGCCGAGTTTTCGGCCAGGTCGGCTTTTTTAATTAATTCGTTATACCACTCGGAGTAGTTTTCACTACGGGACGGAAGCGCTTTTGCCATGCGTGAACGGGTCAGAACGAGTCAGGATTTGAGGGTTAAATCAGCGAGTGGCCATGGCTTACAGGTTTCAAAAACGAATCGTTTGACCTTACCTGCTGAGGATGGCTACCCTTGGTTCTTCCTAAATCTCCAGGGACTATTTCTAACTTTTATTTAAATAGAATTAAACCTTTAGTAACAAAATGGAATCTAATGGACAAGAACTTGCAAAGATAGGTTTTTAGTCTATTTTTGTAATCAAACAGGTCATTCCTGTGTTATATATTGAAAGAGTTCTCAATATGAGCCTTTATTACTTCAATTCCTTGGCCAAATGAAAACGCAACCCTTATATCGCTACCTATCTCTGGCCGCGCTGATGGGCATCTGGAGTTGTAGCTCCAGTAAGCAAACAGCCCAAAATGCAGGAGAGATGGATGATTTATACGGCAACTCCGGCAACGCTGCCGTGTATGCCAGTAACTCATCCGACTATTCTTCGGTCGCTCCGCAGACATCTCGTCAGCAGCAACGCCTTGACCGGCAACAGCAACGATCGCGTAATGCGAACCCGGACTATGTTGACGATCAGACGTATAATTCGAACGGAAGCAGCAATACGGACGAATACTATGCTGACCTGAGTGCCCGTAAGCTCAACCGTGGTCTTTCCCCTGATCCAGGCTGGAACGACACGGGAACGAATGCCTATAATTCAGGCTTCGTAAACGGTTATAACTCGGCTACAACATCGGCATATAGCTGGAATCGCTGGGGTTTCAACAACACTGGTTTTTACAGTGGTCTGGGACTTGGCCTGGGTTTAGGCGCGTTTGGGGGCTATGGCGGCTATAATAGTTTTGGGTTTGGCTTCGGCAGTCCCTTCTATTCGCCTTTTTATGGCAACTCATTTGCTTATTCGCCATTCGGCTACTCTCCCTTCGGCTATGGTGGCTACGACCCTTTCTATAGTTCGTATGCCTTCGGTGGCTATGGTGGCTATTACAGTCCCTTCTATTCACCCTTCGGTTATAGTGGGTATTACGGTAGTCCTGTCTACGTAAACAATGTTTATGTGGCCGGTGCTGATCCATACCGGAACCGGACATACAGCCGCACAACAGCTCGTTCGGCAGGTCGCTTCAATGCGCCATTCGATAATTCAGCCCGCACTTATAATCCAAGCGGTGGCCGAAGTGCCAATACGGGCTCTGCCAGCACAGCAACACGTAGTAGTAGCGACGGGTATTATGCACGGCCAAGCAATGGTAGTAGCCGGGGTTCTTATTATTACGACAATAGTGGTAGTGGAAACGGCCGCTCAGCCAGTAGCTCCCCTGCCACAGCACCAGCTTACAACAGCAATTCGGGTAATGATTATTATGCACGGCCACGGGAAAGCAGCCGGGGTAGTTATACGCCCTCTACGGGTAACAGTGGATATAGCGGTGGCGGCCGTAGCGGCTATCAGCAGTCTCAGCCAAGCTATCAGCAGCCATCGTATCAAAGCCAGAGCCGGGGTAGCTACCAACAAGCTCAACCCAGCTATCAGCAGCCAAATTACAGTGCGCCAAGCCGGAGCTATAGCGCACCAAGCTATAGTGGCGGTGGCGGCTTCTCCTCTGGTGGCGGTGGTCACTCGAGTGGTGGTGGCGGACGTGGTCCACGCTAATACACTAAATTAATTTTCGAAAAAATCCCCGCTGATCAGGACAATTAGCGGGGATTTTCGTTTTGTATGTGTTGTGCTGACTACGTAATTGCCAGAGACCTATTAAACGTTCAGATCTTAATTTGTTCTAAGTCCTAAAACCCGTAGTACACGCCACCAATCGTATTAAAAACATGAATAAACAGTTCTCCTTATCGGTAGCCCTCGTGCTACTATCTCCGCTGGCATTTGGTCAGGGAGCGGCTTTCGACTATGCTGATGACGCTTTCCGTTATTCTGACTTTACTCAAACCGGTACGGCCCGTTTTCGGGCTCTTGGTGGAAACCATGCCGCCCTGGGTGGCGACGCCAGTAACCTGTTTGGTAATGCAGCTGGTCTGGCTTTCTACAATCGGTCTGAATTAAGCATCAGCCCTACCTATACGTCCGTCAACAACCAGAATTCGTTTCTGGGGCAGCAAACGAACAGTACAGGTGGCAAACTCAGCATTGGTCAACTAAGTCTTGTGCTGGCCGGAAGATCAGATAACAATCGACGCTGGCGCCGGACCGCTTTTGGCATCTCGTTTTCTCAATCGGCGAATTTTTACAACTATACGGATGCACGCGGGTTGAACAATAACCCCAATTCGTCCATTGCCCAGACCTATATTAATGCCGCTAATAATGCCCAGTATAGTGAACAAGAACTGAGCAACGCGTTTTATCCCGGCGACCGCAGCGCCGATTTTAGAGAAGCAGCCGCCTATGGCTTGTTTCTTATCAATCCTACTGATTTGGGCACGAACGGTTCAGGCCCCCCTTACACGCGTTTTGATGCGACAAAACAAAAAGACCAGCGCGCAACCCTCACTCGATCAGGAGCCCACTCTCAATGGTCGATTTCGTATGCTGGGAACTTAGATGATAAGTTATACATCGGTGGGTCTATTGCGCTAACCCGGCTGAAGTATTCATCTGAATATAATTTTCTGGAAAGTCCGGTTGGGGGAGTCACCTTTTCCAATTATGGGCAAACAAACACTTTCAATGTTACAGGAAATGGCATAAATGCTTCGCTTGGCTTGATGTATAGATTGAGTCCACAATTGCAGGTAGGAGCTACGGTCGTAACACCAACGTTTAGCAGTGCCAACGAAGTGTTTGGGCAAACGCTGACGGCGGTTGCTAAGGACCCGAACCTACAATTGAAAACAAACAGCGTCGATGTACTCGACCCATCCAACAACTTTGAATACTCCCTTCAAACGCCTTTGCGGGCGTCTGGTGGAGCGACCTATTTTTTGGGTAGTGGCAAAATCGGATTCATCACCGCAACGGCTGAATACGTTGGTTACCAAGGCATGCGCGTTCGTACGTCTTCATTCACCAACCAACAGGACAACGTCGATTTCAAAAATGATGTAACTGGATTCGTGAAGGAAACGTATCAGAATGTGGTGAACGTTCGGGCAGGGGCTGAGATCCGAGCGGGCTTGTTACGGCTTCGGGCAGGTGTTGCTTATTTGCCCAGTGCTTACAAAATCGACCTCGACCGCGTAGCAAAATCAGACCGGGACAGAATCCAATTGTCGGCAGGTTTAGGCGTACGCAATGAGCGCTTCTTTGCTGATCTGGCAGGTACTTACCTGACCTATAAATCAGGGTTTACGCCGTTCGAACTGCCCAATGCCGTTGATACACCAACCATTGCAACCACGAATCGGAGCACGAGTGTTATGTTATCTGTCGGTGTGTTTTTCTAAAATAATACAGTATAAACTAAGAAAGACGACCAATTTGGTCGTCTTTCTTAGTTTATAGCAATTTCCCTATTCTTTGCAGAATTTCATCGCCCGTCGTTTCGCCGGACACAACGACGTTTGCCTGACTGTAAATAGGAAATCGAGTGATATAGCGTTGCCTTAAGTTCGCCAGCAATTCGGGGTCGCTCGGGCTGTGGAGCGGGCGATCATCCTGGGCATGCACCAACATTCGTTTTGCCAGAATCTCCACCGGGACATCCAAAAACACGGAGATACCGGTGGCGTTGATATAAGCCATGTTCTCATGAAAGCAAGGCATACCCCCACCCGTTGACACAACCAGACTACCACCCGGTTTGATTGTTCGTAACACCCGCTGTTCGGCTTCCCGAAAGTAATCTTCTCCCGAGTCAGCAAAAATCTCAGCAATGGACCTTCCCTCCTCCCTGATGATGAGTTTGTCGGTGTCTATAAAGCGATAATGCAGGGCATCGGCTATTCGTTTACCCAGTGTACTCTTGCCAGAGGATGG
It encodes:
- the uvsE gene encoding UV DNA damage repair endonuclease UvsE, producing the protein MDELPLNAGYACINLSLQAEKITSNRGMIKKTFTERGTAYASELALKNVQDLLKIVDWNLENGFRIFRISSDLFPWSSEYRFTDLPDYVDIRETLEEIGSRPIRLTAHPGPFNQLAGQGKVLDNTIKDLETQSEVFDLMGLKPSHWNKINFHVGGTYGDKPATLARFASNFALLSENLRARLTIENDDRVTLYAVEDLVYLHETIGIPIVFDYFHHALNPGQLTEEEAFMVAYNTWDVRPVFHFSNSRREYEDPTARREAHADWIYTPVNTYGKELDIVFESKMKELAVLRMKSNSLAA
- a CDS encoding FKBP-type peptidyl-prolyl cis-trans isomerase, translating into MAQAKSGDTVQVHYTGTLSDGTIFDSSEGRSPLEFTVGSGQVIKGFDDGITGMNQGEKKTINIPVEDAYGPANEDMIFTLERSDIPADIPLELGMTLNMHEDGNPRPIPVIIRSLTDTHVTLDANHPLAGQDLTFAIELVGVKSPSGLIL
- a CDS encoding PadR family transcriptional regulator, with amino-acid sequence MESSGNEFLRGTLKTIILKLLSEQKPNPTGQSSFRQGRMYGYEITQAVKERTHGEITLTFGALYPVLHKLEQEGLLTTETEEVEGRLRKYYALTPQGTQAAVQKVSDFERFMDTMRTLLQLPANLATSH
- the proS gene encoding proline--tRNA ligase, yielding MAKALPSRSENYSEWYNELIKKADLAENSAVRGCMVIKPYGFAIWEKMQRALDDMFKETGHQNAYFPLFIPKSFLSKEASHVEGFAKECAVVTHYRLKNAEDGSGVIVDPEAKLEEELIVRPTSETVIWSTYKNWIQSYRDLPLLINQWANVVRWEMRTRIFLRTTEFLWQEGHTAHATSEEAQFETRQMLDIYAQFAEEWMALPVIKGTKTANERFAGADDTLCIEAMMQDGKALQAGTSHFLGQNFAKAFEVQFLNKQNQLDYVWGTSWGVSTRLMGALIMAHSDDDGLVLPPKLAPIQVVIVPIYRSEEQLELLSAKIKPLVQELKKAGISVKYDDSDANKPGWKFAEYELRGVPVRLAMGGRDLENGTVEVARRDLKTKETVPFDGLTEHIKNLLESIQETIYAKAKAFRQENTFTVDTFDQFQEQLEKGGFILAHWDGTSETEEAIKEATKATIRCIPFDQVAEEGVDVFSGKPSTGRVVFARAY
- a CDS encoding shikimate kinase; translation: MKNIFLIGMPSSGKSTLGKRIADALHYRFIDTDKLIIREEGRSIAEIFADSGEDYFREAEQRVLRTIKPGGSLVVSTGGGMPCFHENMAYINATGISVFLDVPVEILAKRMLVHAQDDRPLHSPSDPELLANLRQRYITRFPIYSQANVVVSGETTGDEILQRIGKLL